From a single Nicotiana tomentosiformis chromosome 2, ASM39032v3, whole genome shotgun sequence genomic region:
- the LOC104110521 gene encoding uncharacterized protein, translated as MDRQAPDYAAAMAFAQQQHQAANTQQQQQFGFHPQHQQFPPSIHGPPFLAPHSSLQQFPYPRPMQQPQLHPHTPPPHLLHLQQQQQPPPAFPPHMPPHLAPSPFFNPYDTPPPPAPPPSDPELLKRIDKLIEYAVKNGPDFEAMIREKQQDNPAYSFLFGGEGHYYYRYKLWMATRPPGGPFNPSFPSSSLPMMHPPNPMMSPSPLTPPYNASNASAAMSGPPHLHRPPFPPFYDQHHSQPFSRADHDHSYGSFRGLSRPLPSDVEMELSNVLNSLTGTKESIKGAKSWFMQRSPFVPALAEALRDRVYSVDDSERQLHIIYLANDILFDSLQRRINPLELDNEALAFKPVLGPMLARIYHNPQNKDENQSRLQKILQFWGTKEVYDQDTIRALENEMIGGQPANFSVTPKELIMTDPSAGAGLMHQAANQGTLQWKPDQQSLANLADQGKQVPPIPSVAPQQFHPGAVPPTGFPGSMPVPSSVPPANLQPAAHLTPASTANVGAKLPPYPLFPPGLIPGMVRKMQIGSGVPYSPMSPLDIPTIVPPSTVSESEILERVSKFFKEIGEVNPSEGPIKQSDSANDYDDYEREPPVRKGGACIPPPPNLQVDPETGTYADGSVVQKPGSNSSGRLGLGATADPNECSQYDDVYTSYRKERSTNYHSSMSVRTAAR; from the exons ATGGATCGACAAGCTCCTGATTATGCAGCTGCTATGGCATTTGCTCAACAGCAGCACCAAGCAGCAAACACTCAACAGCAACAACAGTTTGGTTTTCATCCTCAACATCAACAATTTCCTCCTTCAATTCACGGTCCTCCATTTCTAGCCCCGCATTCTTCTCTTCAACAGTTCCCTTACCCTCGCCCTATGCAGCAACCACAACTCCATCCTCATACGCCCCCTCCGCATCTTCTTCACCTTCAGCAGCAACAGCAACCGCCTCCTGCTTTTCCACCACACATGCCTCCTCACCTTGCTCCATCACCTTTCTTCAATCCGTATGATACTCCCCCGCCTCCTGCTCCTCCACCATCTGATCCTGAACTCCTAAAGCGTATTGATAAATTAATTGAATATGCTGTCAAGAATGGTCCTGATTTTGAAGCCATGATTCGTGAAAAGCAGCAAGATAATCCTGCTTACAGTTTCCTCTTTGGCGGCGAAGGCCATTATTACTATCGCTATAAGCTATGGATGGCTACTCGGCCCCCTGGTGGGCCTTTCAATCCTTCTTTCCCATCCTCTTCTTTGCCTATGATGCATCCACCAAATCCTATGATGAGTCCATCACCCTTAACCCCTCCATATAATGCCTCCAATGCTTCCGCTGCAATGTCAGGTCCACCCCATTTGCATCGACCCCCTTTCCCACCATTTTATGATCAGCATCACTCTCAGCCATTTAGCCGAGCAGATCATGATCATTCATATGGGTCTTTCAGAGGTCTATCTAGGCCTCTTCCATCAGATGTTGAAATGGAGCTGAGTAATGTTCTAAATAGTCTTACTGGTACAAAAGAGTCAATTAAAGGTGCCAAGAGTTGGTTTATGCAGAGATCTCCATTTGTACCTGCTTTGGCTGAGGCACTCAGAGACAGGGTATATTCTGTAGATGATTCTGAGAGGCAACTGCATATAATCTATCTTGCCAATGACATCTTATTTGATAG CTTGCAGCGACGAATCAATCCTCTTGAGCTTGACAATGAGGCACTTGCTTTTAAGCCTGTTTTGGGTCCCATGCTTGCAAGAATATACCACAACCCTCAAAACAAGGATGAAAATCAATCTCGGCTACAAAAAATTCTACAGTTTTGGGGTACGAAGGAGGTTTACGATCAGGATACTATCCGTGCACTTGAAAATGAGATGATAGGTGGGCAGCCTGCAAATTTTTCTGTTACTCCAAAGGAATTAATCATGACAGATCCTTCTGCTGGTGCAG GATTAATGCACCAGGCAGCAAACCAGGGTACTTTACAGTGGAAGCCTGACCAGCAAAGTTTAGCAAATTTAGCTGATCAAGGCAAACAAGTTCCTCCTATACCATCTGTAGCACCACAGCAATTTCATCCTGGTGCAGTTCCGCCTACTGGATTTCCCGGGTCAATGCCTGTACCATCTTCTGTTCCACCAGCAAATCTACAACCTGCAGCTCATCTGACACCTGCATCAACTGCAAATGTAGGTGCAAAACTACCTCCATACCCCTTGTTCCCTCCTGGTCTTATTCCTGGTATGGTCAGGAAGATGCAGATTGGTAGTGGGGTGCCTTACTCTCCCATGAGCCCCTTGGATATCCCCACCATCGTACCACCATCCACTGTGTCAGAATctgaaattcttgaaagagtgTCTAAATTTTTTAAAGAGATTGGAGAAGTTAATCCATCAGAAGGACCTATTAAACAATCTGATTCAGCCAATGATTATGATGACTATGAGAGAGAGCCTCCTGTTCGCAAGGGAGGGGCTTGTATTCCTCCCCCTCCTAACCTTCAAGTTGACCCTGAAACTGGGACTTATGCTGATGGAAGTGTGGTGCAGAAACCTGGATCGAATAGCTCAGGGCGATTAGGACTTGGAGCCACTGCTGATCCAAACGAGTGTAGTCAATATGATGACGTTTACACTTCTTACCGGAAAGAGAGAAGCACCAATTATCATTCATCAATGAGTGTAAGAACTGCTGCGAGGTAA